A part of Bacteroidia bacterium genomic DNA contains:
- the rpoN gene encoding RNA polymerase factor sigma-54 — MLKQNQQLKLLQKISPQQIQFIKLLQVPTASLEQRIKEEIEKNPALEDGQMGFGDEPHNDYEDLDRKGDDDIKSDDKEDISNNEVSLDDYLVSDGYDYKTRLPSSGDDEDEEYEAPIVQMSSLYDLLMEQISLIPLSEHERLIGEHIIGNIDEDGYLRGRGNVDPVKAIVNYMAFRQSLSTTVEEVSHVLSKIQELDPPGVGARDLKECLLLQLKKKPHSEEVDVAITIIDKYFEEFSKKHFNKLKSRLGIDEDMLKDVYSLIIKLNPKPGESQSVIKHEYIIPDFILTTEDNKINIRLNSRNAPDLKVSRNYVNMYREYKAMEKARKSSSVKETLDFVKARIEAAQWFIDAIRQRQFTLLNTMETIAEKQKEFFLSGGEENKLRPMILKDIAEEIQMDISTVSRVANSKYVQTEFGIYPLKFFFTEGIETEDGIVSNREVKKALEDIISGESKRKPLSDDKIAVYLKKKGYNIARRTVAKYREQLGVPVARLRKEV, encoded by the coding sequence ATGCTTAAGCAGAACCAGCAGTTAAAACTGCTACAGAAAATATCTCCACAGCAGATCCAGTTTATCAAACTGCTTCAGGTTCCTACGGCCTCGCTTGAGCAAAGGATTAAGGAAGAAATTGAAAAAAATCCGGCACTGGAAGATGGCCAAATGGGATTTGGGGACGAGCCCCACAATGATTATGAAGATCTGGACAGAAAGGGAGATGACGATATCAAATCCGATGACAAGGAAGATATTTCCAACAATGAGGTGAGTCTCGACGATTATCTCGTCAGTGACGGTTATGATTATAAAACCAGGCTTCCTTCCAGCGGTGATGATGAAGATGAAGAATACGAGGCGCCCATTGTACAAATGAGCTCGCTGTATGATTTGCTCATGGAGCAAATTTCCCTGATACCCTTATCCGAACACGAAAGACTGATTGGCGAACATATCATCGGTAATATTGACGAGGATGGCTACCTGCGCGGACGTGGAAATGTAGATCCGGTCAAAGCTATTGTCAACTATATGGCTTTCCGCCAGAGCCTTTCCACTACAGTCGAGGAAGTGTCTCATGTTTTGTCCAAAATTCAGGAGCTGGACCCTCCCGGCGTAGGTGCCCGCGATCTCAAAGAATGTCTCCTGCTCCAACTTAAGAAAAAACCTCACAGCGAAGAGGTGGATGTTGCGATTACGATTATCGATAAATACTTTGAAGAGTTTAGTAAAAAACATTTTAATAAGCTCAAATCGCGGCTGGGCATAGATGAGGATATGCTCAAAGATGTGTATTCCCTTATTATTAAGCTGAATCCCAAGCCAGGAGAATCTCAAAGTGTAATCAAACATGAGTATATTATTCCGGATTTTATTCTTACTACAGAGGATAATAAAATCAATATTCGCCTCAACAGCCGGAATGCCCCTGACCTTAAAGTGAGCCGCAACTACGTGAATATGTACCGCGAGTACAAAGCCATGGAAAAAGCGCGCAAAAGCTCATCGGTAAAGGAAACCCTGGACTTCGTAAAAGCCCGTATTGAGGCAGCACAATGGTTTATTGACGCTATCCGCCAACGCCAGTTTACCCTTCTGAATACCATGGAGACGATTGCCGAAAAGCAGAAAGAGTTCTTTCTCTCCGGTGGTGAAGAAAACAAACTCCGGCCCATGATCCTCAAAGATATTGCAGAGGAAATTCAGATGGATATTTCTACCGTAAGCCGGGTAGCCAACAGCAAATATGTACAGACAGAGTTTGGTATTTATCCGCTGAAGTTTTTCTTCACGGAAGGAATCGAAACCGAAGATGGCATCGTCTCCAACCGTGAAGTAAAGAAAGCGCTGGAGGATATTATTTCGGGTGAGAGTAAACGCAAACCGCTTTCTGATGACAAAATCGCCGTTTACCTCAAGAAAAAAGGCTATAATATCGCAAGACGTACCGTGGCCAAATACCGCGAACAACTTGGCGTTCCGGTAGCCCGTCTCCGTAAAGAGGTGTGA
- a CDS encoding PKD domain-containing protein gives MKHFLLLCLLVIFSGALQATHQMGIDISYECTGPCTYRIYHKSYYDCAGAAMSIYLPPVNANAPTAAWANLTAGFSIFSPAGCAPPAPIGGWVLNGYSEVTPLCPDALNPPPGTPHPTRCDPTNPSATINGVAELVYYRDYSFCNVPAACDSFLIEWGSCCRNSVINSGAADEGIYTGSTVIKPSLSSCNSSPQFLNKPVPYVCAGQPFTFNQGAYDPDGDSLSYHLGDCMNTAGVPVTYSAGFSPAQPIGTSWAVSINAFTGDITMTPNPTGNQVIGVMCIVVKEWRNGEQIGQVTRDMQITVIPACNSSNPLTGGVQNVALGVDEVPANSLSYNEVRTCAGIETCFEIPVISQDPNLDYQIYWNHGIAGATFTDASNAAVIDTVSGATPVAKFCWTPPPGTDGAFFFVVSVKDDACPIPGFNQFTIIVYVEDVLAASSAAAIPVGCNEMAFAALPSSTIPSPYANIFTNYQWSGNGNLPFNTNTGDSSFTHLYPAPNTYFYGLSIQDTFGCKVNLGGIANLTTGVIANAGSDVTICSNYNFTLGTPALPGLSYLWTPNTALTNDTIAQPTFTLPNGTSAQTTTNYTLTVTDGICTTYDYVTVTVNPALQTDILPATPIICIGQNITLQAVGNLGPGTSYLWSTGETTANITVSPNVNTTYSVVTFNNGCSSDQKFVTVVVQQGPQAQITGDLNICPGETTTLTAFGGVNYLWSANAWNNAAITLSGISQDTTLSVTAFDSQGCPGIPATATVKTYEQPVADFVAPQVCQGTETVFKDASLLSNGVITNWLWSFGDGATATQSNPLHSYLVAGTYPVKLVVSSSNGCRDSVTMMVTVDPVPVIDFDFTSVCEGLPNVFTQNVSIGNGGSIASLNWDFGDGSPSASGGNTAHVFPQYGYYPVTLTAISNNGCTDNFTRTVFVNPNPIADFRVESACQDSVVFTSNSSVVAGSLDYIQTFQWNFGDPGSGSANSSDWSGPWHVYQTAGVYTISLTVTTGKGCSDQLVREVNVYPEPIADFVYEDNCANENTRFIDISTTSSSTPVVEWHWDFGFGWTADVASPRNNFTSAGPGTYPVVFAIKTSENCVDTIVRNIVINPVPNVDFASTRECLEDTTHFTNQTTLASGTITDYLFAFGDGANSTLPNPSHRYLVPGNYIATISAVSDSGCASVRSREVVVYPLPEFSRIDADTACFSDRATLRVVAPQDITIEWYQNLNDDRPFHTGNSFTTPPLPYEATYYVMGRSLEGCINDRVPVNAAVFPDQELEIVSNVTKVDLPLAIVDFTTASSIGLVSWQWNFGDGSTSDQDEPTHEYHFPGKYEVKVTTTDINGCERTETTVIEVLKLTGVYLPNAFSPNQDGINDTYKVGYYNISDFSIQIFNRWGQLVFASDNPDFEWDGRNLAGATVTEGVYVYVMKARDFDGQELQESKTITVLR, from the coding sequence ATGAAACATTTTCTACTCTTATGTTTACTGGTAATCTTTTCGGGGGCGCTACAAGCAACTCACCAGATGGGGATCGACATTTCATATGAGTGTACCGGTCCATGTACTTACCGGATTTATCATAAGTCCTATTACGATTGTGCGGGGGCAGCGATGAGCATTTACCTACCGCCAGTCAATGCCAATGCGCCTACCGCTGCATGGGCAAATCTTACCGCGGGGTTCAGTATATTCAGCCCGGCAGGCTGCGCCCCTCCTGCGCCTATAGGAGGCTGGGTCCTTAATGGATACAGCGAAGTAACTCCGCTTTGTCCTGATGCGCTAAACCCGCCACCCGGAACCCCCCACCCGACCCGCTGTGACCCCACAAACCCTTCCGCGACGATAAATGGCGTGGCAGAACTGGTATATTACCGGGACTATAGCTTTTGTAATGTCCCCGCAGCCTGTGATTCGTTTCTCATCGAATGGGGTTCCTGCTGCAGAAACTCTGTAATCAACTCAGGCGCAGCTGATGAAGGGATATACACAGGTTCGACTGTAATTAAACCCTCTCTTAGTTCCTGCAATAGCTCGCCTCAATTTTTAAACAAACCTGTACCCTATGTTTGTGCGGGGCAACCTTTCACATTCAACCAGGGAGCATACGACCCAGACGGCGATTCTCTTTCTTACCATTTGGGGGATTGTATGAACACTGCAGGAGTTCCTGTAACATATAGTGCAGGTTTCAGTCCAGCCCAGCCTATTGGTACGTCATGGGCAGTTTCCATCAACGCTTTCACCGGAGATATTACCATGACACCCAACCCTACAGGCAACCAGGTGATCGGTGTGATGTGTATTGTGGTCAAGGAATGGAGAAACGGAGAGCAAATCGGCCAGGTAACCCGTGACATGCAGATTACGGTAATTCCGGCATGCAATTCCTCAAATCCTTTGACTGGTGGTGTACAAAACGTAGCGCTGGGAGTAGATGAAGTCCCGGCCAATTCGCTTTCATACAATGAGGTGCGAACTTGTGCCGGGATAGAAACCTGCTTTGAGATTCCCGTAATTTCTCAGGATCCTAACCTCGATTACCAGATTTATTGGAATCACGGTATAGCCGGCGCGACTTTTACGGATGCTTCCAACGCCGCAGTTATTGACACTGTATCAGGAGCCACACCTGTCGCAAAATTTTGCTGGACGCCTCCTCCTGGTACTGATGGTGCATTTTTCTTTGTTGTTTCCGTAAAGGATGATGCGTGTCCGATCCCAGGCTTCAATCAGTTTACGATTATCGTCTATGTCGAAGACGTGCTCGCAGCATCCAGCGCAGCGGCTATTCCTGTGGGTTGTAATGAAATGGCTTTTGCTGCCCTCCCGTCCTCCACGATCCCCAGCCCTTATGCGAATATTTTCACAAATTACCAGTGGAGCGGGAATGGGAACCTGCCCTTTAATACGAATACGGGCGATTCGTCTTTTACGCACCTTTATCCTGCACCTAACACTTATTTCTATGGGCTGAGTATTCAGGATACCTTTGGTTGCAAAGTTAACCTTGGAGGGATAGCCAATCTCACTACAGGTGTAATAGCCAATGCGGGGTCGGATGTTACGATCTGCTCCAATTACAATTTTACTCTGGGCACGCCGGCTCTGCCGGGTCTCAGCTACCTATGGACGCCCAACACTGCGCTTACCAATGACACCATCGCGCAGCCTACCTTCACACTGCCCAACGGAACTTCTGCTCAAACCACCACCAACTATACGCTTACCGTTACTGACGGTATTTGTACCACCTACGACTATGTTACCGTAACAGTAAACCCTGCCTTACAAACTGATATTCTCCCTGCTACCCCTATAATATGCATTGGCCAAAACATCACGCTTCAGGCCGTGGGCAACCTCGGGCCAGGAACCAGCTATCTCTGGAGTACGGGGGAAACAACGGCAAACATTACCGTATCGCCCAATGTCAATACAACATACTCTGTAGTTACTTTCAATAACGGATGCTCCAGTGACCAGAAGTTTGTTACAGTTGTGGTACAACAAGGCCCACAGGCCCAAATTACCGGCGACCTTAATATCTGTCCGGGAGAAACAACGACCCTTACTGCATTTGGCGGCGTAAACTATCTCTGGTCTGCCAATGCATGGAATAATGCGGCCATTACGCTTTCAGGTATTTCCCAGGATACCACCTTGTCAGTAACTGCTTTTGACAGCCAGGGTTGTCCGGGAATACCGGCAACGGCAACTGTAAAAACCTATGAACAGCCTGTCGCTGATTTTGTTGCGCCACAGGTATGTCAGGGGACCGAAACCGTGTTTAAAGATGCCTCTCTGCTTTCCAATGGCGTTATCACCAACTGGCTGTGGAGTTTTGGCGATGGGGCAACGGCTACTCAGTCAAACCCGCTGCACAGTTATTTAGTAGCAGGAACCTATCCGGTCAAACTGGTGGTATCTTCTTCTAATGGGTGCCGGGATTCAGTTACGATGATGGTGACGGTTGACCCAGTGCCGGTAATCGATTTTGACTTCACAAGTGTATGTGAAGGGCTGCCAAATGTTTTTACCCAGAATGTTAGTATTGGTAATGGCGGATCCATTGCTTCCCTAAACTGGGATTTTGGAGACGGCTCGCCTTCGGCTTCAGGGGGAAACACAGCCCATGTTTTTCCTCAATATGGCTATTACCCGGTAACGCTCACTGCTATTTCCAATAATGGTTGTACTGACAATTTTACCCGGACAGTATTTGTCAATCCTAATCCGATTGCAGATTTCCGGGTGGAAAGTGCCTGCCAGGACAGCGTGGTTTTTACCTCAAATTCTTCTGTAGTCGCGGGTTCGCTGGACTATATCCAGACTTTCCAGTGGAATTTTGGAGACCCTGGCAGCGGCAGCGCCAATAGTTCTGACTGGTCAGGGCCCTGGCATGTTTATCAGACCGCAGGTGTTTATACGATTTCGCTGACTGTCACCACCGGAAAAGGTTGTAGTGATCAGCTTGTGAGAGAGGTAAATGTTTATCCCGAACCCATCGCCGACTTTGTCTATGAAGATAACTGTGCGAATGAAAATACGCGGTTTATCGATATTTCCACAACCAGTTCATCAACCCCTGTGGTGGAATGGCACTGGGACTTTGGGTTTGGCTGGACTGCGGATGTGGCTTCGCCCAGAAATAATTTTACTTCAGCAGGGCCAGGAACCTACCCGGTTGTCTTTGCTATCAAGACCTCCGAAAACTGTGTCGATACTATCGTCAGGAATATTGTTATCAATCCTGTACCCAATGTAGATTTTGCTTCGACCCGGGAGTGTCTGGAAGATACAACACATTTTACTAACCAGACTACGCTGGCAAGCGGCACTATCACTGATTATCTGTTTGCCTTCGGAGATGGGGCCAATTCTACCCTGCCCAATCCCAGCCACAGGTATCTTGTACCAGGGAATTATATAGCAACGATTTCAGCGGTTTCAGACTCAGGATGCGCATCGGTAAGGAGCCGTGAAGTAGTGGTTTATCCGCTGCCAGAGTTTAGCAGGATAGACGCAGATACCGCGTGTTTTAGTGACAGGGCAACCTTACGGGTAGTCGCGCCGCAGGATATTACCATCGAGTGGTACCAAAACCTCAATGATGACCGGCCTTTTCATACAGGTAATAGCTTTACAACGCCTCCCCTGCCCTACGAAGCGACTTATTATGTCATGGGAAGATCACTGGAAGGCTGTATCAATGATCGGGTACCTGTAAATGCAGCTGTTTTTCCTGACCAGGAGCTGGAGATAGTTTCTAATGTGACAAAGGTGGATCTTCCGCTGGCAATTGTGGATTTCACTACCGCATCCAGTATTGGTCTTGTGAGCTGGCAATGGAATTTTGGAGACGGAAGCACTTCAGACCAGGATGAACCCACCCACGAGTATCATTTTCCGGGGAAATATGAAGTAAAAGTAACAACAACTGATATCAATGGTTGTGAAAGAACCGAAACTACAGTGATTGAAGTGCTGAAACTCACGGGCGTTTATTTGCCAAATGCATTTTCACCAAACCAGGACGGAATAAACGACACCTATAAAGTCGGGTATTACAACATTTCAGACTTCAGCATACAAATATTTAACCGGTGGGGACAATTGGTTTTTGCATCAGACAACCCCGACTTTGAATGGGATGGGAGAAATCTTGCCGGAGCAACTGTGACGGAGGGAGTATATGTATATGTGATGAAAGCCCGCGACTTTGACGGGCAGGAATTGCAGGAGAGCAAAACGATTACGGTGCTACGGTAG
- a CDS encoding PKD domain-containing protein, which translates to MKSAVFFSKIIITVGLMLSWFSSSASHFMGVDITYECLGTCIYRVYHSTYFDCSAALTPTPVGSPGTNPPGAPSIGTVGVPNFPGQLCNQPVAVGNWVFVSYTEVTPICPTTSTECTVNNSPIRGVAEVKYYRDYDFCNTNCDVYTLTWASCCRNGAINSLTNPLAAGIYSGSTQINTAITPCNSSPQFANPPVPYLCQGQTYTFNQGAFDPDGDSLVYSLGPCFDVAGVQVAYAPGFTPTQPLGAQWNVSINSLTGDITVTPNPTGPALVAVMCVYVEEWRNGVKIGQVFRDIQMTIIDCSLFGQVNNPPIIDTLINLSPGATANGLTVTTCACDEVCFDIPSSDPDPNQNYLMFWNANVTGTFANALNPTVPVDTVFGPGPGLTPTGQFCWVPTKTGVYTFLVTIQDDGCPLLGQNQFSIVIVVNSCSLDPYASTTVVGCYDVQFDGIPCGGAPPFTYQWTGNGGLFGTGPNLTHSYGGPGNYNYTLTITDSTGTSSSTSGNIVLTNTSVADGGPDITLCPNQVGTIGTPGLPGYTYKWTSPTGLGWSGTPNPTTALANVAFNNTTNNPIVLPFILTATDPNGCIDIDSVLVTFQGKPISSFSATSQVCVGEIATVIYNAPSTPGAIYHWDYNGGTGTSIGPGPHQVSWSTPGTKNLSLWVNINGCISDTTFKTVVVNPIPTATFTATSPVCAGQPSLITYTGSASTIGSTFIWDLDGGAGPGGGSPFGASWVSPGQKTVTLQVSAKGCLSPQFSQTVDVFQVPTSAFNLQASACEGEVIQVVYTGSGTSTGSYAWNFDGGQIVSGSGNGPFLVQWPIAGPKSVCLQVEENGCISNLTCKTINISSEPVASIAPVANQCLSGNSFNFVYNGDVSDSYAWNFGADANPAVGSGQNPGAVSYLNPGVKTVSVVVTRNGCVSDTAKVTFEVIPEPSANFTTSTTEICSDECITFSYSGIPVGANQSYVWNFGSGAIPPSSSLINPPCVDFTTPGVRTVSLAVTYKGCTTTSSTQITVKGRPQISAGADVAFCEGDGGALINASVTGGTAPYFYSWTCSDPPNCGLSSNAVQDPTANPHVAQATDTVVYYLIVNDVNGCVSNIDSVQVTVKAKPRMNAGPDVFLCEEGLGDFLNGSVAATNHAPQPISYHWQPSLGLSDPNVPNPYARPTQTTIYTLVGTSVNGCSSDV; encoded by the coding sequence ATGAAATCCGCAGTCTTTTTCTCTAAGATCATCATTACCGTTGGTCTGATGTTGAGTTGGTTCTCTTCATCAGCCTCGCACTTTATGGGTGTCGATATTACATATGAGTGTCTGGGAACCTGTATTTATCGGGTGTATCACAGTACTTATTTTGATTGTTCGGCAGCACTTACGCCTACCCCTGTAGGTTCTCCCGGAACCAATCCACCCGGTGCTCCTTCTATCGGGACAGTAGGGGTTCCTAATTTTCCCGGACAGTTGTGTAATCAGCCCGTTGCTGTTGGCAACTGGGTGTTTGTTTCCTATACGGAAGTAACACCTATTTGCCCTACAACCTCGACGGAGTGTACGGTTAACAATTCGCCTATTCGTGGCGTTGCAGAGGTAAAGTACTATCGTGATTACGATTTTTGTAATACAAACTGCGACGTATATACGCTCACATGGGCCAGTTGTTGCCGCAATGGCGCCATCAACTCTCTGACGAATCCGCTGGCCGCAGGTATTTACTCAGGTAGTACGCAGATCAATACAGCGATTACCCCCTGTAACAGTTCCCCTCAGTTTGCCAATCCTCCTGTTCCTTATCTGTGCCAGGGGCAGACTTATACCTTTAATCAGGGAGCTTTTGACCCGGATGGGGATTCGCTCGTTTATTCCCTCGGCCCTTGTTTTGATGTAGCCGGTGTTCAGGTAGCGTATGCACCCGGATTTACACCTACACAGCCTTTGGGTGCTCAGTGGAATGTTTCGATCAACTCTCTTACAGGTGATATTACCGTTACGCCAAACCCAACGGGTCCTGCATTGGTTGCCGTGATGTGCGTGTATGTAGAGGAATGGCGAAACGGTGTAAAAATCGGGCAGGTATTCCGCGATATTCAGATGACCATTATCGACTGTAGTTTGTTTGGTCAGGTGAATAATCCGCCGATCATTGATACGCTCATTAATCTTTCTCCCGGTGCAACGGCAAATGGTCTCACTGTTACAACCTGCGCCTGTGATGAGGTTTGTTTTGATATACCTAGTTCAGACCCTGATCCCAACCAGAATTATCTTATGTTCTGGAACGCCAACGTGACGGGTACATTTGCAAATGCACTTAATCCAACAGTGCCGGTTGATACTGTATTTGGGCCGGGCCCGGGGCTTACGCCAACAGGCCAGTTCTGCTGGGTCCCTACCAAAACGGGGGTTTATACCTTCCTCGTTACTATCCAGGATGATGGCTGCCCGCTTTTGGGACAAAATCAGTTCTCAATCGTTATTGTTGTGAATAGTTGTTCTCTTGATCCTTATGCTTCCACTACTGTTGTAGGGTGTTATGATGTGCAGTTTGATGGAATTCCGTGTGGTGGTGCGCCTCCATTTACCTATCAATGGACTGGAAACGGTGGCCTGTTTGGTACCGGCCCCAATCTTACCCATAGCTATGGCGGACCAGGTAACTATAACTATACACTTACAATCACTGACTCTACAGGTACAAGTTCTTCTACATCAGGGAATATTGTGCTGACCAATACTTCCGTTGCTGATGGTGGACCTGATATTACTCTCTGTCCTAATCAGGTCGGAACAATCGGAACTCCCGGTTTGCCCGGTTATACCTATAAATGGACTTCTCCGACAGGTTTGGGATGGTCTGGTACGCCTAATCCTACGACTGCTTTGGCGAATGTCGCATTTAACAACACTACCAATAACCCGATTGTCCTTCCATTTATTCTTACAGCGACTGACCCCAATGGATGTATAGACATTGACTCTGTGCTTGTTACTTTCCAGGGTAAACCAATCTCATCTTTCAGTGCTACCAGCCAGGTCTGTGTGGGAGAAATCGCAACTGTTATCTACAACGCTCCTTCCACACCTGGGGCAATTTACCACTGGGATTATAATGGCGGTACAGGTACCAGTATCGGCCCCGGCCCTCACCAGGTTTCATGGAGTACGCCTGGCACAAAAAATCTTAGCCTCTGGGTTAATATTAATGGCTGTATTTCTGATACAACTTTTAAAACAGTCGTTGTAAACCCTATACCAACTGCTACTTTTACAGCTACCAGCCCTGTATGTGCTGGCCAGCCTTCATTGATCACCTACACAGGTTCTGCCAGTACAATTGGTTCTACTTTTATCTGGGATCTTGACGGCGGCGCAGGCCCGGGTGGAGGATCGCCTTTTGGCGCAAGCTGGGTATCACCTGGCCAGAAAACGGTAACTCTTCAGGTAAGTGCCAAAGGCTGTCTGAGCCCACAATTCTCGCAAACAGTTGATGTATTCCAGGTCCCTACTTCTGCCTTTAACCTTCAGGCGAGTGCTTGTGAAGGGGAAGTTATTCAAGTGGTTTATACGGGTTCCGGTACCTCAACTGGCTCCTACGCATGGAATTTTGACGGCGGGCAAATTGTGAGCGGATCGGGTAATGGCCCATTCCTCGTTCAGTGGCCAATTGCTGGACCAAAGTCTGTTTGTCTCCAGGTTGAAGAAAATGGCTGTATTTCCAATCTTACCTGCAAAACAATCAATATATCAAGTGAACCTGTTGCCTCAATCGCACCGGTAGCCAATCAGTGTCTGAGCGGAAACAGCTTCAACTTTGTGTATAACGGAGATGTGTCGGATAGTTATGCATGGAACTTCGGTGCGGACGCAAACCCAGCGGTAGGCAGCGGCCAGAATCCGGGGGCCGTCAGCTACCTCAATCCGGGCGTGAAAACGGTATCGGTGGTCGTTACGCGCAACGGATGTGTGTCTGACACAGCGAAAGTAACTTTTGAAGTCATCCCTGAGCCATCGGCCAATTTCACAACCTCGACGACGGAGATCTGCTCGGATGAGTGTATCACGTTTAGTTATAGCGGAATTCCAGTGGGTGCGAATCAGTCCTATGTGTGGAACTTCGGCAGCGGGGCGATTCCTCCGAGCTCGAGTCTGATCAATCCACCGTGTGTGGACTTTACGACACCGGGGGTACGTACGGTGAGTCTGGCGGTAACGTATAAAGGCTGTACGACGACGAGCAGCACACAAATCACGGTCAAAGGCCGTCCACAGATCAGCGCAGGGGCGGATGTGGCGTTCTGCGAAGGAGATGGAGGCGCACTGATCAACGCCTCGGTAACGGGGGGCACTGCGCCATATTTCTACTCGTGGACGTGTAGCGACCCGCCAAACTGCGGACTGAGCAGCAATGCGGTTCAGGACCCGACGGCCAACCCGCACGTGGCCCAGGCGACCGACACGGTGGTGTACTACCTGATTGTCAATGATGTGAATGGTTGTGTGAGCAATATCGACTCGGTGCAGGTAACGGTGAAAGCCAAACCTCGGATGAATGCGGGTCCGGATGTGTTCCTGTGCGAAGAAGGACTGGGCGACTTCCTCAACGGCAGTGTGGCCGCGACCAACCATGCGCCCCAACCGATCAGCTACCACTGGCAGCCTTCTTTGGGTCTGAGCGACCCGAATGTGCCCAATCCGTATGCGCGCCCAACCCAGACGACGATCTACACGCTGGTAGGCACATCGGTGAATGGGTGTAGTTCGGATGTCTGA
- a CDS encoding PKD domain-containing protein, whose product MSNPNIAQPLASPSTTTTYTLEASSNFGCGSDQDVIVITVKPTPEVQALSADTVICEGDEIVLRATHSWTTPTGSPVVYTWTPANQISGSPFLPQVTASPTQTTLYTVQASVASADCPTFDRVLVTVSPKVVAGVSADTTRICSDEETLLTATGGLGNATYTWSPATGLSDAGTATPMAGPDTTTTYTVIVSEGACADTADITIDVNPTPKAGYFTSAPGGCAPLVVSFMENAEGAISFEWDFGDGSGVVNGPNPTHVFELPGSYTVTLKAIGVGGCGDEITMATIEVSEDMLADFRSEPAANETLSLPGATVGFIDLSQNAVSWFWDFGDGNVSRNANPTHTYEQPGEYTVKLTVTDVNGCVETVEYSSYKVVIPEVMIPNVFSPNSDGINDVFRVQYNGNEPFAVKVFDRWGRGFFTADAPDKTWEGTDENGNKAPEGVYFYAISIGDKNYTGNVTLVR is encoded by the coding sequence TTGAGCAATCCGAATATTGCCCAGCCGCTGGCCAGCCCTTCGACCACGACGACCTACACCCTCGAAGCCAGTTCCAACTTCGGTTGTGGCTCCGACCAGGATGTGATTGTCATCACGGTCAAGCCGACGCCGGAGGTGCAGGCCCTGAGTGCCGACACCGTGATCTGCGAAGGCGATGAAATCGTGCTGCGGGCGACCCATAGCTGGACAACCCCCACCGGCAGTCCGGTGGTGTACACCTGGACCCCGGCCAACCAGATCAGCGGTTCGCCTTTCCTGCCCCAGGTAACGGCTTCGCCGACCCAGACGACCCTTTACACGGTGCAGGCTTCGGTGGCTTCGGCGGACTGTCCGACCTTTGACCGGGTACTGGTAACAGTGAGTCCGAAAGTCGTGGCGGGCGTGAGTGCCGACACCACCCGGATTTGTAGTGATGAAGAAACGCTGTTGACCGCCACGGGCGGACTGGGCAATGCGACCTATACCTGGTCGCCCGCCACGGGTCTGAGCGATGCCGGCACAGCGACGCCGATGGCAGGCCCCGATACGACGACCACTTACACCGTCATTGTCAGTGAGGGTGCCTGTGCTGATACGGCAGATATTACCATTGATGTCAACCCGACCCCCAAGGCCGGGTATTTCACCTCGGCACCGGGCGGTTGTGCACCGTTGGTGGTCTCGTTTATGGAAAATGCCGAAGGCGCCATCAGCTTTGAGTGGGACTTTGGCGATGGCAGCGGCGTGGTCAACGGGCCCAACCCCACCCATGTGTTTGAACTGCCGGGCAGTTATACCGTAACGCTCAAGGCCATTGGCGTGGGCGGCTGTGGCGATGAGATCACGATGGCTACCATTGAAGTATCCGAAGATATGCTCGCCGATTTCCGCTCCGAGCCCGCAGCCAACGAGACCTTATCCTTGCCAGGGGCGACGGTAGGGTTTATTGACCTGTCGCAAAACGCCGTGTCCTGGTTCTGGGACTTTGGCGATGGCAATGTGTCGAGAAATGCCAATCCTACCCATACCTATGAGCAGCCCGGAGAATACACCGTCAAGCTGACTGTTACGGATGTCAATGGCTGTGTCGAAACGGTAGAATACAGCAGCTACAAAGTGGTCATACCTGAAGTGATGATTCCCAATGTGTTTAGCCCCAACAGCGATGGCATCAATGATGTCTTCCGGGTGCAGTACAATGGCAATGAGCCCTTTGCGGTGAAGGTATTTGACCGGTGGGGCAGAGGCTTTTTCACGGCCGATGCACCCGACAAAACCTGGGAGGGTACCGATGAAAATGGCAACAAGGCCCCGGAAGGCGTCTATTTCTACGCCATCTCCATCGGCGACAAAAACTATACAGGTAATGTTACGCTGGTGAGATAA